A genomic segment from Peribacillus sp. ACCC06369 encodes:
- a CDS encoding metal ABC transporter ATP-binding protein — translation MYQSALKVENLTIAYHKKPVVEDVSFEVPEGNLIGIIGPNGAGKSTLIKGILELIPKISGEITIKGSTYKSMRKSIGYVPQRESVDWDFPTNALDVVMMGRYGHLGWLKRPGKAEKQKGMECLDKVGMAEYANRQISQLSGGQQQRIFLARALAQEADIYFMDEPFVGVDAATEKAIIQLLMELKEKGKTVLVVHHDLSTVKEYFDWTMLLNKKVMKIGPTEEVFIPEYLQATYGGRLAILSDTKSGLLLK, via the coding sequence ATGTATCAATCAGCTTTGAAGGTCGAGAATTTAACGATTGCTTATCATAAGAAACCGGTTGTTGAAGATGTCTCATTTGAGGTGCCTGAAGGGAATTTAATTGGTATCATTGGCCCCAATGGAGCAGGGAAATCCACCTTGATAAAGGGGATACTCGAATTGATTCCAAAAATTTCGGGAGAAATCACAATAAAGGGATCTACTTATAAATCGATGAGGAAGAGTATCGGCTATGTACCGCAGCGGGAGTCAGTGGATTGGGATTTTCCGACCAACGCACTCGATGTCGTGATGATGGGCAGATATGGTCATCTCGGATGGCTGAAGCGACCAGGGAAGGCCGAAAAGCAGAAGGGGATGGAGTGCCTTGATAAGGTGGGGATGGCTGAATACGCTAACCGCCAAATCAGCCAGCTATCAGGCGGGCAGCAGCAAAGAATATTCCTGGCCCGTGCATTGGCACAGGAAGCGGATATTTATTTTATGGATGAACCGTTCGTAGGGGTGGATGCCGCAACAGAGAAAGCAATCATACAATTGCTGATGGAATTGAAGGAAAAAGGCAAAACCGTTCTGGTTGTGCACCATGATCTTTCCACCGTGAAGGAATATTTCGACTGGACGATGTTATTGAATAAAAAGGTGATGAAAATAGGACCGACAGAAGAAGTGTTCATTCCCGAATACTTGCAGGCAACATATGGAGGCCGCTTAGCGATACTATCAGACACAAAGTCCGGCCTGTTATTAAAATGA
- a CDS encoding FtsW/RodA/SpoVE family cell cycle protein, whose protein sequence is MEEQNKFSSRIDFSLVTILLLLCVGSCLAIYSAQTTGQYAENFLIKQIFWYIVGIGIVLGFITLDSDQLKKISWYAYGFGLFLLFLLIIMPDSIVPVRNGAKSWFIIPGIGSIQPSEFMKVFLILALANVISNHHLKNTLKTIQTDIWLLIKIGLVTGAPLLLIMQQPDLGTSLVIMSIMLGMIFISGVSWKILLPIVSGGIVVASVVLYFVLWKPEILEKYLGVKSYQFGRIYSWLDPYNYASSEGYHLTKSLLAIGSGQTTGKGIGSREVYLPESHSDFIFSIIGEEFGFIGSSIIISLFFLLIYHITKTGMDTKNNFYTYICVGVISMLTFHVFQNIGMTVGLLPITGIPLPFVSYGGSSLMGNMMAMGLIFSIRYHYKKYMFSTDI, encoded by the coding sequence ATGGAAGAACAAAATAAATTTTCATCACGAATAGATTTTTCTTTGGTCACAATATTGCTGTTATTATGCGTTGGAAGTTGCTTAGCAATCTATAGTGCCCAAACGACTGGACAGTACGCTGAAAACTTCTTAATTAAACAAATTTTTTGGTATATAGTGGGGATCGGAATCGTATTAGGGTTCATCACCCTGGATTCGGATCAGCTGAAAAAAATCTCTTGGTATGCCTATGGCTTCGGATTATTTTTGCTTTTTTTGCTGATCATTATGCCAGATTCCATCGTTCCTGTCCGGAATGGTGCGAAAAGTTGGTTCATCATTCCGGGAATCGGTTCGATTCAGCCATCGGAATTCATGAAGGTTTTCCTGATCCTGGCTTTAGCGAATGTCATCTCGAACCATCATCTCAAAAACACGTTGAAAACAATTCAAACCGATATTTGGCTACTTATTAAAATCGGTCTTGTGACTGGTGCCCCCTTATTGTTAATCATGCAACAGCCGGATTTGGGTACCTCGCTTGTCATCATGTCAATCATGCTCGGAATGATTTTCATATCAGGGGTATCATGGAAGATCCTGCTGCCGATCGTTTCGGGAGGTATTGTCGTCGCTTCAGTGGTCCTATACTTCGTCCTTTGGAAGCCGGAAATCCTGGAAAAATACCTAGGGGTAAAATCATATCAATTCGGCCGTATCTATTCTTGGCTGGATCCATATAATTATGCCAGCTCCGAAGGATATCACTTAACCAAATCATTACTGGCTATCGGCTCCGGCCAGACCACAGGCAAGGGAATCGGTTCGAGGGAAGTGTATTTGCCTGAGAGTCATTCGGATTTCATTTTCAGTATCATCGGTGAAGAATTCGGCTTCATCGGATCAAGTATCATTATTTCCTTGTTTTTCCTATTGATTTACCATATAACAAAAACGGGAATGGACACGAAAAATAACTTCTATACATATATCTGTGTTGGCGTTATAAGCATGTTGACGTTTCATGTTTTTCAGAATATCGGCATGACTGTAGGCCTTTTACCGATTACGGGGATTCCGCTTCCATTTGTCAGTTATGGAGGAAGCTCGCTAATGGGGAACATGATGGCCATGGGCTTAATATTCAGCATTCGGTATCACTATAAGAAGTATATGTTTTCAACGGATATCTAA
- a CDS encoding metal ABC transporter permease, translated as MNDFWIILVGALVASSCSVLGCFLIVRKMTLIGDAISHSVLPGIVLAFLITGTRDSVPMLIGAAALGLLTVFLIQLFQSSGVQSDAAIGIVFTSLFAMGIVLVSLYTQQIDFDLEHVLYGEIAYTPWNTMTIAGIEAGPKAVWIVGGCFILNLILIFLFFKQFKLVSFDPSLAAAMGIPVLFFHYLLMSLISLTTVASFDSVGSILVVGMLIIPAATAYLLSDRLSRMILVSIGVGVLSSIIGYYSATIMDASISGCMVGSAAILFGLAFLFSPSHGLVSRLLKRRKSKESHV; from the coding sequence ATGAATGATTTTTGGATTATTTTAGTCGGAGCATTGGTGGCGAGTTCTTGCAGTGTGTTAGGATGCTTTTTGATAGTCAGGAAAATGACGTTGATAGGGGATGCCATCAGTCATTCCGTTTTGCCGGGAATCGTATTGGCATTTTTAATAACCGGGACTCGTGACTCGGTTCCAATGCTGATCGGGGCAGCTGCTCTAGGTTTACTTACAGTATTCTTAATCCAGCTGTTCCAATCGTCGGGCGTTCAATCTGACGCAGCGATCGGGATTGTATTCACTTCCCTTTTTGCAATGGGGATCGTACTCGTGAGCTTGTATACGCAACAAATAGATTTTGACCTGGAACATGTCCTTTATGGCGAAATAGCCTATACCCCCTGGAACACGATGACCATCGCGGGAATCGAGGCTGGACCAAAAGCTGTTTGGATCGTCGGCGGTTGCTTCATCCTGAACCTCATCCTGATTTTCCTTTTCTTCAAACAGTTTAAACTCGTATCCTTTGATCCATCACTTGCGGCTGCAATGGGAATTCCTGTACTGTTCTTTCATTACTTATTGATGAGCCTCATTTCACTGACAACTGTAGCTTCTTTTGATAGTGTAGGTTCCATTTTAGTAGTTGGAATGCTCATCATACCTGCGGCAACGGCTTATCTGCTGTCAGACCGTTTAAGCCGTATGATATTGGTCAGTATCGGGGTCGGGGTGCTAAGTTCCATCATCGGTTACTATTCAGCTACCATTATGGATGCTTCGATATCCGGTTGCATGGTGGGATCGGCCGCCATATTATTCGGATTGGCCTTTCTCTTTTCCCCAAGCCATGGATTGGTCAGCAGATTGCTGAAACGGAGAAAATCAAAGGAATCACATGTATAA
- a CDS encoding zinc ABC transporter substrate-binding protein has translation MGFLKSIGGVLAALLILTGCGNDAAERDKGNSKLNVVATTGMIGDLVENIGGKHVEVTSLMGPGVDPHLYKATQGDVKTLDSADMIFYNGVHLEGKMTDIFEMMSKDKPTIAVTEDFKEDQLRKVSATEHDPHVWFDVKLWIVAAEAVKKELIATDPDHESSYRENYEEYVLQLEELDKYVQEEINEIPEDQRVLVTAHDAFGYFGQSYGLDVRGLQGINTLSEYGSKDVTDMRNYLVENKIKAIFIESSVPRKAIEAVIQGAGKQGHKVEIGGELFSDAMGERGTEEGTYIGMVRHNTDTIVRALK, from the coding sequence ATGGGTTTTCTAAAATCTATTGGGGGCGTGCTTGCTGCATTGCTGATTTTAACGGGGTGCGGCAATGACGCGGCCGAAAGGGATAAAGGCAATAGCAAGTTGAATGTCGTTGCAACAACGGGAATGATTGGGGACTTGGTTGAGAATATCGGCGGTAAACATGTAGAGGTCACAAGTTTAATGGGACCGGGAGTCGACCCCCATCTATATAAAGCGACACAGGGTGATGTGAAGACACTGGATTCGGCTGATATGATTTTTTATAACGGTGTGCATCTTGAGGGGAAAATGACGGATATATTTGAAATGATGAGCAAGGATAAACCGACGATTGCCGTAACGGAGGATTTCAAGGAGGACCAACTTCGAAAAGTTAGTGCGACGGAACATGATCCCCACGTATGGTTTGATGTAAAGCTTTGGATAGTAGCGGCGGAAGCAGTTAAGAAAGAGTTGATTGCTACTGATCCGGACCATGAATCAAGTTATCGTGAAAATTATGAAGAGTACGTACTGCAGTTGGAGGAACTTGATAAATATGTTCAAGAAGAAATAAATGAAATACCAGAAGATCAACGGGTGCTCGTTACAGCACATGATGCTTTTGGATACTTCGGCCAGTCATATGGTCTGGACGTAAGAGGGCTTCAAGGGATCAATACATTATCGGAATATGGATCAAAAGATGTGACTGATATGCGGAATTATCTTGTAGAGAACAAAATAAAAGCGATTTTCATTGAGTCTAGCGTGCCAAGGAAGGCTATCGAGGCTGTGATTCAAGGTGCCGGGAAGCAGGGCCACAAAGTGGAAATTGGCGGTGAATTATTCTCGGATGCAATGGGTGAAAGAGGGACGGAAGAAGGAACGTATATCGGAATGGTCCGTCATAATACCGACACCATCGTCCGTGCTTTGAAATAA
- a CDS encoding LacI family DNA-binding transcriptional regulator, with the protein MTNIKEIAQSAGVSVSTVSRVLNDHPYVSPEKRASVLQAIDRLNYSRNINAIHLSKGKTNLIGIIIPFTNHPYYGAIVNGISKQANAIGCHLVIFQTHYEREKEIQALNMLQMKQLDGIIVCSRISEMKILLEYQKYGPIILCEDTAQAEFSSISVDHYAAFSCALEYVIAKGYQKIGYSLGRKKSRNSSLRTKAFNDIMSKHQLINNKDWLFEGSYHIKDGEQLFQDWNSMMNKPEAIIITNDDTAAGFILTAKKSGLRVPEDVAILGFNNDSLSEMLEITTISLPLEWIGKMAVDLFENPEVVKHVKLEYALIKRRSV; encoded by the coding sequence ATGACAAATATTAAAGAAATTGCTCAAAGTGCTGGTGTATCTGTCTCAACAGTGTCCCGTGTATTGAATGACCATCCTTATGTAAGCCCTGAAAAAAGAGCGAGCGTTTTACAAGCCATTGACCGTTTGAATTATTCAAGAAACATCAACGCCATCCATCTTTCTAAAGGCAAAACAAATCTTATCGGCATCATCATCCCCTTCACCAATCACCCATATTACGGGGCAATCGTTAACGGAATTTCTAAACAGGCGAATGCAATCGGCTGTCATCTAGTCATCTTTCAGACCCATTACGAAAGAGAGAAAGAAATCCAGGCTTTGAATATGCTGCAAATGAAGCAACTCGATGGCATTATCGTTTGTTCAAGAATTTCGGAAATGAAAATCCTCTTGGAGTATCAAAAATATGGACCGATTATCTTATGTGAAGATACAGCCCAGGCTGAATTCTCATCCATCAGCGTTGATCATTATGCAGCTTTCTCCTGTGCCCTTGAATACGTGATTGCTAAAGGTTATCAGAAAATCGGATACAGTCTTGGCCGTAAAAAGAGCAGAAACAGTTCTCTCCGTACAAAGGCTTTTAACGATATCATGAGTAAACATCAACTTATAAACAATAAAGATTGGCTGTTTGAAGGCAGTTATCACATCAAAGACGGTGAACAATTGTTTCAGGATTGGAATTCGATGATGAATAAACCTGAGGCCATCATCATCACTAATGATGACACGGCGGCAGGCTTCATTCTAACAGCTAAGAAATCTGGCTTGAGGGTACCTGAAGATGTGGCCATTCTCGGCTTCAATAATGATAGCCTGAGTGAAATGCTCGAAATCACGACCATTTCCTTACCGCTGGAATGGATTGGGAAAATGGCAGTGGATCTATTCGAGAATCCCGAAGTGGTCAAACATGTAAAACTGGAATACGCCCTTATAAAAAGAAGGAGCGTTTAA
- a CDS encoding YuzL family protein, with amino-acid sequence MKRKDNPSKAAVSAASVKGNAGPGAERQHGINKVNSQNNQFKK; translated from the coding sequence ATGAAGCGTAAAGATAATCCTTCTAAAGCAGCCGTAAGTGCAGCAAGCGTTAAAGGCAATGCCGGCCCTGGCGCTGAACGTCAACATGGAATCAATAAAGTGAACAGCCAGAACAATCAGTTTAAAAAATAA
- a CDS encoding proline dehydrogenase produces MEGILKNLFLFLSKNKSMTKAAKKYGLRFGASRFVAGESLNMASGVIADLNRKGLAVTLDYLGEFIEDEHEAGKMADECIEAIRMIGRNQLDSQLSLKLTSMGLDVSERVVMNNMRRILDEAKAHQVFVTLDMEDFPRCQPTLDVFKNLKSEYNELGTVIQAYLFRTEKDIEELDAYHPNLRLVKGAYKEPREVAFPEKKDVDENFKKIIKQHMLNGNYTAVATHDDKIIDFTRDLVKDQGIPRDRFEFQMLYGIRNEKQLELAEEGYKVRVYVPYGTDWYGYFMRRLAERPANIAFVLKGLFKK; encoded by the coding sequence ATGGAAGGAATATTGAAAAATCTATTTCTTTTTTTATCAAAGAACAAAAGCATGACAAAGGCAGCGAAAAAATACGGGCTGCGGTTTGGTGCATCTCGTTTCGTGGCAGGAGAATCATTGAATATGGCATCTGGTGTGATTGCAGATCTAAATCGGAAAGGGCTTGCTGTTACCCTTGATTATTTAGGTGAATTCATTGAAGATGAACATGAAGCAGGGAAGATGGCAGATGAGTGTATCGAAGCGATTCGCATGATTGGCAGGAATCAACTGGATTCACAGTTATCCCTGAAGTTGACCTCGATGGGCTTGGATGTGTCCGAACGAGTCGTAATGAATAACATGCGGAGGATTTTGGATGAAGCTAAAGCCCATCAGGTTTTCGTGACGCTTGATATGGAGGATTTTCCGCGCTGTCAGCCAACTTTGGATGTATTCAAAAACCTAAAGTCTGAATATAATGAATTGGGGACCGTAATCCAAGCTTATCTGTTTCGGACTGAGAAGGATATTGAGGAGCTGGATGCATACCATCCGAATCTAAGACTTGTTAAAGGAGCATATAAAGAACCAAGGGAAGTGGCTTTTCCCGAGAAAAAAGATGTGGATGAGAATTTCAAGAAAATTATCAAGCAGCATATGCTGAATGGCAATTATACAGCCGTTGCCACACATGATGATAAAATCATCGATTTTACGAGGGACTTGGTCAAAGATCAGGGAATTCCCCGGGATCGATTTGAATTTCAAATGTTATATGGCATACGCAATGAAAAGCAGCTTGAGCTTGCTGAAGAAGGATATAAGGTAAGGGTGTATGTTCCTTATGGTACGGATTGGTATGGATATTTCATGCGCCGCCTTGCGGAGAGACCGGCCAATATTGCTTTCGTTTTAAAAGGCCTATTCAAGAAATAG
- a CDS encoding 3-hydroxyacyl-CoA dehydrogenase/enoyl-CoA hydratase family protein — translation MVRQIRKAAVLGSGVMGSGIAAHLANIGIPTLLLDIVPRELTEDEKKKGLTLDNKQVRNRISQTAITKLLKQKPAPLSAKGNIALIEAGNLEDDISRLKDVDWVIEVVVEKLEVKQSVFAQVDQHRKPGSIISSNTSGISIEAMAEGRSEDFQKHFLGTHFFNPPRYLKLLEIIPTEATSPEVLEYMKRFGEDVLGKGVVQAKDTPNFIANRIGTYGLLVTLREMQKGGYSVGEVDSVTGPLIGRATSATFRTLDVVGLDTFAHVAKNVYDQVDGEEKEVFKIPDFMNEMLKNGWLGSKSGQGFFLKKDKVILELNPETLEYDARKKLKAPSIEMAKQAKGLPNKMKALVYSEDRAGQLLWNVLNPALVYSAQLLGDIADDIVAIDQAMKWGFGWSTGPFETWDAIGVEKSVARLEAEGITVPQWVKDMLAKGITSFYKEENGIVHYYDNGEYKEIVENPKVINLKAIKKQKGVIKKNSGASLIDIGDGVALLEFTSPNNAIGLDIMQMINAAVDEAEANFKGLVIGNQGKNFCVGANIAMMLMEAQDDNIFELDMVISQFQKAMLKIKYSAVPVVVAPFNMTLGGGAEVSLPAAHIQATTETYMGLVEAGVGLIPGGGGTKELYVKTLRNMPKGVDFDLQKVANQVFETVAMAKVSTSAEEARGNNFLNSYDGISVNADHQLYDAKQAVISMYEQGYTAPARTKIPVVGETGYAALLLGAESMRLSGFLSDHDLVIAKELAYVLSGGKLPFGTEVDEQYILNLEKQAFLKLISMPKSQARMQHMLVKGKPLRN, via the coding sequence TTGGTTCGACAAATACGAAAGGCTGCTGTTCTAGGGTCAGGAGTTATGGGATCAGGGATTGCTGCACACCTTGCTAACATCGGCATTCCGACTTTATTATTGGATATTGTACCTCGTGAGCTCACTGAGGATGAAAAGAAAAAGGGTCTTACATTAGATAATAAACAAGTGCGTAACCGCATTAGCCAAACTGCGATTACTAAACTTTTAAAACAGAAACCAGCTCCGCTTTCGGCTAAGGGAAATATTGCGTTGATCGAGGCGGGAAACCTGGAAGATGATATAAGCCGTTTAAAGGATGTCGATTGGGTCATCGAAGTGGTCGTTGAGAAACTTGAGGTTAAGCAAAGTGTTTTTGCCCAGGTTGATCAGCATCGTAAACCAGGAAGCATCATTTCATCGAATACATCCGGAATTTCAATCGAAGCGATGGCAGAAGGCCGTTCGGAGGATTTTCAAAAGCACTTCCTGGGAACCCACTTCTTCAATCCGCCGCGTTATCTTAAATTGTTGGAAATCATCCCTACTGAAGCAACTTCACCAGAAGTGCTCGAATACATGAAACGATTTGGCGAAGATGTACTGGGGAAAGGTGTCGTCCAAGCCAAGGACACGCCAAACTTCATCGCAAACCGCATTGGCACTTATGGTTTATTGGTCACTCTCCGGGAAATGCAAAAAGGCGGATATAGTGTCGGTGAAGTCGATTCGGTTACAGGACCGTTGATCGGAAGGGCAACCAGCGCGACTTTCCGGACACTTGATGTAGTTGGATTGGATACCTTTGCACATGTTGCCAAAAACGTATATGACCAGGTGGATGGAGAAGAAAAAGAAGTTTTCAAAATACCTGATTTCATGAATGAAATGCTTAAGAATGGGTGGCTTGGAAGCAAGTCAGGACAAGGGTTTTTCTTGAAAAAGGACAAAGTAATCCTTGAATTGAATCCCGAAACGCTTGAATATGATGCACGAAAAAAATTAAAAGCGCCGTCCATTGAAATGGCTAAACAGGCCAAGGGCTTGCCAAATAAAATGAAAGCGCTTGTTTATAGCGAAGACCGTGCTGGCCAATTGCTTTGGAATGTGCTGAATCCGGCGCTTGTGTATTCTGCCCAACTGCTTGGGGACATTGCGGATGACATCGTGGCAATCGACCAAGCGATGAAATGGGGATTCGGATGGTCCACTGGTCCATTTGAAACCTGGGATGCGATAGGTGTAGAGAAATCGGTAGCCCGTCTGGAAGCGGAAGGCATCACCGTTCCGCAATGGGTAAAGGATATGCTCGCCAAGGGAATCACTTCTTTCTATAAAGAAGAAAATGGCATAGTCCACTATTACGATAATGGTGAATATAAAGAAATTGTCGAAAATCCTAAGGTGATCAATCTTAAAGCAATCAAGAAGCAAAAAGGCGTAATCAAGAAAAACAGTGGTGCAAGCTTGATAGATATCGGCGATGGAGTGGCCCTTCTTGAATTCACTTCGCCGAATAATGCAATCGGTCTGGATATCATGCAAATGATCAATGCGGCGGTCGACGAAGCGGAAGCGAATTTTAAAGGCCTTGTTATTGGAAACCAAGGCAAGAATTTCTGTGTAGGCGCCAATATTGCAATGATGTTGATGGAAGCGCAAGATGACAATATTTTTGAACTCGATATGGTCATCAGCCAATTCCAAAAGGCGATGCTGAAAATTAAGTACAGTGCAGTTCCTGTAGTGGTTGCCCCGTTTAATATGACACTTGGCGGGGGTGCTGAAGTATCCCTTCCGGCTGCGCACATCCAGGCAACGACTGAAACATATATGGGACTGGTGGAAGCTGGTGTAGGTTTGATCCCTGGCGGCGGCGGGACTAAAGAACTTTATGTGAAGACATTGAGGAATATGCCGAAGGGTGTCGACTTTGATTTACAGAAAGTGGCCAACCAAGTATTTGAAACGGTCGCCATGGCAAAGGTTTCGACCTCTGCTGAGGAAGCACGAGGGAATAATTTCCTTAATTCATATGATGGAATAAGTGTGAATGCGGATCATCAACTATATGATGCGAAGCAGGCTGTCATTTCCATGTATGAACAAGGTTATACCGCTCCTGCCCGCACAAAGATTCCTGTCGTTGGTGAAACGGGATATGCCGCACTTCTCTTAGGGGCGGAATCCATGCGCCTTTCTGGATTCTTATCCGATCATGACCTTGTCATAGCCAAAGAGCTTGCATACGTCCTGTCAGGGGGGAAACTCCCGTTTGGCACGGAAGTAGATGAACAGTATATCTTGAACCTGGAAAAACAAGCGTTCCTAAAACTGATTTCGATGCCGAAATCTCAAGCAAGGATGCAGCACATGCTCGTTAAAGGGAAACCACTCCGTAATTGA
- a CDS encoding spore coat protein, whose translation MPNENKVQNPESPVAKTPQMNDRDFINDMLTTEKYFCNSFSVALHEMSNQALFQDIFSVSKENQEMQRELYNLMFEKGWYSLEKAQATSLGQSYQQFSGYKNQFPSGSNLQ comes from the coding sequence ATGCCCAATGAAAACAAAGTCCAAAATCCAGAATCTCCTGTAGCCAAGACACCGCAAATGAATGACAGGGATTTTATAAATGATATGCTTACAACTGAAAAGTACTTTTGTAACTCCTTTTCCGTTGCCTTGCATGAAATGAGTAACCAAGCATTATTCCAAGACATTTTCTCCGTATCAAAAGAAAATCAGGAGATGCAGCGTGAGCTCTATAACCTTATGTTTGAAAAAGGCTGGTATAGTTTAGAAAAGGCGCAAGCTACCAGCTTAGGCCAATCGTACCAACAATTTTCCGGATATAAAAATCAATTTCCTTCTGGATCGAACCTTCAATAA
- a CDS encoding metal ABC transporter permease has product MNILDVITDPNTRWILLGTMFLGLSSGVIGSFAYLRKQSLLGDTLAHAALPGICVAFMLTGVKSTSYFLIGAALAGLVAVFLISVLTRYSKIKQDAALGIVLSSFFGFGIVMLTQIQQSEYGNQSGLDTFLFGQTASMVMSDVYMMMTVSFILIFTCTVFFKEFKLLSFDPGFAKGMGLPVVFLDYFIMMLIVAAVVIGIQAVGVVLMASLLITPAVSARYWTERLHIMVILSGVFGMLSGVSGTLISTSVNDLPTGPLIVLSATVWFFFSMLFAPKRGVLSSVWRRVSTKKKYSLEQDRRKRSHSS; this is encoded by the coding sequence ATGAATATACTGGATGTTATTACTGATCCAAATACAAGGTGGATTTTGCTTGGCACGATGTTCCTAGGATTAAGCAGTGGGGTCATCGGCAGTTTTGCCTACCTCAGAAAGCAGTCTTTGCTTGGCGACACACTAGCACATGCAGCGTTACCAGGTATCTGTGTCGCCTTTATGTTAACTGGAGTGAAATCCACTTCCTATTTTCTTATAGGAGCTGCCCTGGCTGGCTTAGTGGCTGTTTTCTTGATCAGTGTGCTAACGCGATACAGTAAGATCAAGCAGGATGCGGCCTTGGGAATCGTCTTATCTTCCTTCTTTGGCTTCGGAATTGTCATGCTTACACAGATTCAGCAGAGCGAGTATGGAAACCAGAGTGGATTGGATACCTTTTTATTCGGGCAGACGGCTTCAATGGTCATGTCCGATGTATATATGATGATGACGGTTTCCTTTATACTCATTTTCACTTGTACCGTGTTTTTTAAAGAATTCAAATTACTATCCTTTGACCCTGGGTTTGCTAAGGGGATGGGATTGCCGGTTGTTTTTCTGGATTATTTCATCATGATGCTGATCGTGGCAGCTGTAGTGATCGGTATCCAAGCTGTAGGCGTCGTATTGATGGCATCTTTACTAATCACGCCAGCCGTTTCTGCGAGGTATTGGACGGAGCGGCTGCATATCATGGTCATCCTGTCCGGTGTATTCGGAATGTTGAGCGGTGTGTCTGGAACGTTGATCAGTACATCAGTGAATGATTTGCCAACAGGACCTTTAATTGTCTTATCCGCGACGGTATGGTTTTTCTTTTCCATGCTTTTTGCACCTAAACGCGGAGTGCTTTCATCTGTATGGAGAAGGGTATCGACAAAAAAGAAATATTCTCTCGAACAGGATAGAAGGAAAAGGAGCCACTCATCATGA